The nucleotide window TAGGCCTTGACGCGTTCGACCGTCGGCAGGTCGATGCGCGAGAAGTGCATGTGCGGCGCCCGGCCGTCATGCGTGGAGATATAGGGCTCACTGGTGGTCTCGGCCAGCAGCTCGTTGAGCAGCTGCACCGACGGCGCGTCGAACGCGGCGTCGAGTCTGGTGATCCACCTGCGTAATTCCCGGATCTGCCGCTCGTCCAGCGAACCCAGCGGCTTGTAGTCCGCGTCGTCGAGCAACTGTTGCAGATCGGTCTCCGACGTCGAGTTCACGAGCTGAGCCGCCAGTTCCGCCGCCGCGCCACCGTAAGGGTTGAAATGCACTAACTCATTACATCAGGCTGTTGACATGGATACCAGCTGCCCCACCTGCCAGTGGCCCGCACCCACCCTTGTCTCGGCGCACGGCACGACCCGCTACCTGCGGTGCGTCTGCGGGCAATGGCTGATCAGCGAACACGCCGCTGTCGTTGCCACCGCCGGTGCCAGCGACTTCCTGCTGGCCGAGGTGGATTAACGGTGCCGCGCCTGCGGGCCGCCACCGGCGGCCTTGTCGCGGTACATCGCGGTGTCGACGGTGTGCATGAGCGCGTCGATATCCCGGGGCTTCTCCTCGGCGAACACCGTGCCGATGCTCGCGCCCACCGTCACCGGCTGCCCGGCCACCTCGATCGGCGCGGCCAGCGCCGCCCGCAGGCGCCGGGAGATCGCCGAAAGCTGGTGCTCGCCCTCGCACCGGTCGACCAGCACGATGAACTCGTCGCCGCCGATGCGGGCGGCGAGCCCACCGGCCGGCTCGACGGCGGCCCGCAGCCGGTGCGCCACATCACGCAGCACCCGGTCGCCGACCGTGTGGCCCCAGTGGTCGTTGATCTCCTTGAACCCGTCCAGGTCCAGATAGCAAACCCCCAGCGGCGCGGTCGCATTCGCCAGCCGGTCGAAGAACAGCACCCGGTTCGGCAACCCGGTGAGGTTGTCGTGATTCGCGTCGTGCCAGAGCTGATTCGCCAGTTGCTGACGTGCGGTGACGTCGATGGCGACGCCGATGACGAACTGGATCTGCCCGCTGCTGTCCCGCACCGCCGACATCGACAGGTCGATATAGGCGAAACCCCCGTCGGGGCGCACATGTTCGGTTTCCAGCCGGAACCGGTCGATCCGCCCGGACAACATCAGCTGCATCTGCTCGAAGGCGTAGCCGATATTGTCCGGGCCGAGTAGTTCCGCCACCGAACGTCCCGGCATGAGATGTTCGGGTAGACCGAGCATTTCGGCGAAGGCGCGGTTCACGTCGAGCACCCGGCCCATGGTGTCCAGGGTGCCGATACCGACCGAGGCGCCCTCGAAGACGGCCTGGAACCTGGCTTCGGACAGCTGTCTTCGCGCCTCGGCCTCCTGCGCCGCGGCCAGGGCCGCCGCGAGCGTGGTTTCCTGCTCGCCGAGCGCGGCGCTGCGGAGCGCGGCGGTAAAGCCCGCCGCGAATTCGGCCGCGACGGTGATGGCGCGCTCGCGGACCCGCTCGTACTCGGGACCGGTGCGGCCCGGGCAGATCTCGGCCACCATGTCCCGGCAGATGATGCCGATGGACCGGCTCACCGCCACCGGATCTCGATAGTTCGCCGCCACCAGCACGGCCGCCGCGTCGTAGGCGACCTGCGCGGCGGCCTCCTCGCGCAGGGTGGCGAGGAGGATCTCGGCCAGGTCGGCGAGCAGCGCTTCGATCTGGGTGCGGGTGCGAGTGGGGGCGACTACGCCGTCGAGCGCGTCGGCCCAGCGCACCGCCAGCTCACCCACTCCACTCACCGTCCCCCTGCTCCTAGAGCAGTTTTCAGCTCTTCTGGCCGACGCCCGCCAAGCCCAGCGACCGGCCCGGCGCCTCGTGCTGGTCGCGCTCGGACTCCGGCCGCCAGGCAGGCAGCTCGACGACTCCGGGTTCGACCAGGTCCCACCCGTCGAACATAGTCTCGATACCCGCACGGCCGCGGAAGTGGATGCCGATTCGATTCTGATTTGCCGCGTTTTCGCCCAGTTGAGCGGCATCTTCGGGCCGCATTTCGGAGGTCAGATGCGAAATCGCTACGTAGCTGCCGGTGGGGACAACGGCTCGTAACGCGGCGACCTTCTCGGTGGGCGCGTCGGCGTCGGCGAGCAGGTGCAGCACGGCCACCAGCAGCACGCCGACCGGCTGCTCGAAATCGATCAGGCCCGTCTGGCGCACCTGGTCGAGCAGCGGTTCCGGCTTGCGCAGGTCGGCTTCGGTGGCGGCGGCACGGTCATTGCCCAGCAGGATGGCATTGGCGTGCGCGACCGCGACCGGATCGATGTCCACATAGTGGACGCGGATCTCCGGGTCGATGCTCTGCGCGACCTCGTGCACATTGCCCGCGGTCGGGATGCCGGAGCCGATGTCGAGGAACTGCTTGATCCCGGCGTCGGCCATGAATCGCACCGCCCGGCGCAGGAACGCCCGGTTGCTCAGCGCTACCCGGGGCAGATCGGGTACCAGTCGCTTGCCCATTTCGGCGGCTTGGCGGTCGATCTCGAAGTTGTGCGAGCCGCCCAGCAGGGCGTCGTACATGCGTGCCGGGCTTGCCTGCTGCATATCCACGCCCTCGGGCGCCCACGCCGGCCTATCCATTCCAACCCCTTTGACCTCATCCGAAAGCCTCGAAAGGCAATGTCCGAATAGTAGTCGGGTAGTTGAATCCCGGTGCACCCCAGAAGATCACGATTGCGCACGGAGCAACCTCTGAGACAGTTACCCGAATGCAAAAGATGCAGACATGCGCATGGTTGCACACTGAGCTAGGCTGTCCGGCGGAAGCCATACACACGAAATGAGGGCGCTGGGTTATGGGTGGAGATCACTGCGGGTCGGAGCAGCCGGAGGCGTCGGCCGTCATCGCGCCGCCGTCGTCCCATAATCACAGCAAAGGCGCAGATCACGGGCACAGTCATGACCACGGCGTGTCCGCCGACGCGGACCGGCGCTGGCTCGGTATCGCGCTCGCCCTGATCACCACGTTCATGGCCGCCGAGGTCGTCGTCGGCCTCCTCGCGCACTCGCTGGCCCTGATCTCCGATGCCGCGCACATGCTCACCGACGCCGCCTCGATCGTGCTCGCACTCATCGCGATCCGGCTGGCCAAGCGCCCGGCCGGCGGCAAGTACACCTACGGCTACAAGCGCGCCGAGATCTTGTCCGCGCAGGCCAACGGCATCACGCTGCTGCTGCTCGCGGCGTGGTTCGTCTACGAGGGCATCCAGCGCTTGATCGATCCGCCCGACGTCGAGGGCCCGCTGGTGCTGATCACCGCGCTGTTCGGGATCGTGGTGAACATCATCGCCGCCTGGTGCATCAGCAAGGCCAACCGGACCAGCCTCAATGTCGAAGGCGCGTTCCAGCACATCCTCAACGACCTGTACGCGTTCATCGGCACCGCCATCGCCGGCGCGGTGGTCTGGCTGGCGGGGTGGCCGCGCGCCGACGCCATCGCCGCCCTCGTGGTGGCCGCCCTGATGCTCAAGGCCGGCTGGGGCCTGGTGCGCGAATCCGGCCGCATTTTCCTCGAAGCCGCCCCGGCGCACCTCGACCCCGACGCCATCGGTGCCCGCCTGGTCGGCATCCCGCAGGTGGCGGAGGTGCACGACCTGCATGTCTGGGTGATCACCTCGGGTCAGCCGTCGCTGTCCGCGCACGTCCTGGTCGACGACGGCGCCGACTGCCATGCCCTGCGCTCGGTCATCGAGACGGTCCTGCACGACGACTTCGACTTGGAGCACACCACCCTCCAGGTCGACCACGTCGGCGAAGCCGCCCGGCCCGCCGACGACACGCATTGCGCCGACTCACACGGCCCGGTGCACCGCTCCTGAATCGCCCAGGCGGGCATCGACCGCGGGCAGCCGGTTGATCATGTCGATCGCATAGTCGGCCAGCAGGTCGATGAGGGTGGGCTGGTCGACGGGGAGATGGCCGTCGATCCAGGTCAGGACGAGCTCGGCGGCGCCCCCGGTGATGAGCTGCGACACGGTGGCGACGGCGGTGTCCTGGCCTTCCGGGAGGTCCAGCACCAGGCGGGTCTGTTCGATGATGACCTCGGAGACGCGATGCATGCCCGCGAAGCGCGTGCGCATCAGCGCTTCGTTCCCATAGGCCTGGGCGAACACGAGTTTCGCCCGCCGCGGGTCGTCGGTGAGGTCGGTGATGAGCGCGGCGACCCCGGCCCGAATTCGGTAGGCGGGCTCACCCGCGGTTTCCGCGACGGCGGCGCGGGCGCGGGCCAGGGCCGAATCCTGGATCTCCACCAGCAGTTCCGCGGCGAGGGTATCGAGATCGGGGAAGGCCTCGTAGAAGAAGCGCGGGCCGACGCGGGCCTGTTCGCACAGGCCGCGGACGGTCAGGGCGGACAGGCCGTGGGTGCCGATGATGTCGAGGGCGGCATCGAGCAGCCGCCGCCGCCGATCCTCGCGGCGCTCTTCGGTGGAGGTGCCGCGGTAGGTGCCGGTGAAAGCTCTGCTCACCCTGCCCAGCTTGGCACGGAAGAAGTTGGGAAACAAACGTTTACGGAAACCTCAGTTTCCGATATGGTCGAGTGACTCGCATCACACGAAGGGTGCTGATCATGAGTCTTCTTGCGCCACCGGCAATCAACGACGTTTCCGGAGCCGTGCGCCAGGTCCGAGCACGCGTGGCGGGGGAGGTGCAGCGGGTCGGCGCCCGCCTGACCGAGCGCTATCCCGCCTCCGCGCGCCCGTTGGCCGAGCCGCCGCCCGGCAGCGGATTACGGCCGATCATGGGCAATTTCGGGCCGCCCGGCATCGGCTACACACTGAGCACGCTGGCTGATCCGATCCCGTTCGCCCGCAGGCGTTTCGAACGCTACGGCCCGATCCAGTGGTTCGGGATCCTGGGGCGGCGCGCGGTCACCATCGGCAGTCCGGCGGCGTTGGAAGCCGTCCTGCTGGACCGCGACAAGGTCTTCTCCGC belongs to Nocardia sp. XZ_19_385 and includes:
- a CDS encoding TetR/AcrR family transcriptional regulator, with the translated sequence MSRAFTGTYRGTSTEERREDRRRRLLDAALDIIGTHGLSALTVRGLCEQARVGPRFFYEAFPDLDTLAAELLVEIQDSALARARAAVAETAGEPAYRIRAGVAALITDLTDDPRRAKLVFAQAYGNEALMRTRFAGMHRVSEVIIEQTRLVLDLPEGQDTAVATVSQLITGGAAELVLTWIDGHLPVDQPTLIDLLADYAIDMINRLPAVDARLGDSGAVHRAV
- a CDS encoding CGNR zinc finger domain-containing protein produces the protein MHFNPYGGAAAELAAQLVNSTSETDLQQLLDDADYKPLGSLDERQIRELRRWITRLDAAFDAPSVQLLNELLAETTSEPYISTHDGRAPHMHFSRIDLPTVERVKAYTAMGLAELFCDAPERIGRCAREGCESVFVDTSRNGRRRFCTTRCSNRVHVAEHRARG
- a CDS encoding sensor domain-containing diguanylate cyclase, producing the protein MSGVGELAVRWADALDGVVAPTRTRTQIEALLADLAEILLATLREEAAAQVAYDAAAVLVAANYRDPVAVSRSIGIICRDMVAEICPGRTGPEYERVRERAITVAAEFAAGFTAALRSAALGEQETTLAAALAAAQEAEARRQLSEARFQAVFEGASVGIGTLDTMGRVLDVNRAFAEMLGLPEHLMPGRSVAELLGPDNIGYAFEQMQLMLSGRIDRFRLETEHVRPDGGFAYIDLSMSAVRDSSGQIQFVIGVAIDVTARQQLANQLWHDANHDNLTGLPNRVLFFDRLANATAPLGVCYLDLDGFKEINDHWGHTVGDRVLRDVAHRLRAAVEPAGGLAARIGGDEFIVLVDRCEGEHQLSAISRRLRAALAAPIEVAGQPVTVGASIGTVFAEEKPRDIDALMHTVDTAMYRDKAAGGGPQARHR
- a CDS encoding cation diffusion facilitator family transporter, with the translated sequence MSADADRRWLGIALALITTFMAAEVVVGLLAHSLALISDAAHMLTDAASIVLALIAIRLAKRPAGGKYTYGYKRAEILSAQANGITLLLLAAWFVYEGIQRLIDPPDVEGPLVLITALFGIVVNIIAAWCISKANRTSLNVEGAFQHILNDLYAFIGTAIAGAVVWLAGWPRADAIAALVVAALMLKAGWGLVRESGRIFLEAAPAHLDPDAIGARLVGIPQVAEVHDLHVWVITSGQPSLSAHVLVDDGADCHALRSVIETVLHDDFDLEHTTLQVDHVGEAARPADDTHCADSHGPVHRS
- a CDS encoding SAM-dependent methyltransferase, producing MDRPAWAPEGVDMQQASPARMYDALLGGSHNFEIDRQAAEMGKRLVPDLPRVALSNRAFLRRAVRFMADAGIKQFLDIGSGIPTAGNVHEVAQSIDPEIRVHYVDIDPVAVAHANAILLGNDRAAATEADLRKPEPLLDQVRQTGLIDFEQPVGVLLVAVLHLLADADAPTEKVAALRAVVPTGSYVAISHLTSEMRPEDAAQLGENAANQNRIGIHFRGRAGIETMFDGWDLVEPGVVELPAWRPESERDQHEAPGRSLGLAGVGQKS